A single genomic interval of Bradyrhizobium sp. AZCC 1693 harbors:
- a CDS encoding SDR family NAD(P)-dependent oxidoreductase: MAGQDPSDWLGLSGRVCVVTGGGGGIGRATALSFAKAGARVAVIDLDERGLEVTRAELGKVGAGHVIARCDTSSVESVTAVSATIEKSLAPCDVLVNTAAVLRPGALDSLSLAEWNAVLSVNLTGYFVCAQVFGRQMRTLGRGSLVHVASIAGSNAQGQSGAYSVSKAGVIMLSRQLANEWGPHGIRSNVVSPGMVITPMSQSFYDTPGVTERRSAVVPMRRVGMPQDMADAILFLASDRAAYVNGDEIMVDGGYANMLMNLVPRPGFE; the protein is encoded by the coding sequence ATGGCTGGACAAGACCCTTCCGATTGGCTCGGCCTGTCAGGCCGTGTCTGCGTGGTGACCGGCGGCGGTGGCGGGATCGGCCGCGCCACGGCTCTCAGTTTCGCCAAGGCCGGCGCCCGTGTCGCCGTGATCGATCTCGATGAGCGCGGCCTCGAGGTGACGCGCGCCGAGCTCGGCAAGGTCGGCGCAGGCCATGTCATTGCCCGCTGCGATACTTCGAGCGTCGAGAGCGTCACCGCGGTGTCCGCGACGATCGAAAAATCGCTGGCGCCATGCGACGTGCTGGTCAACACCGCGGCCGTGCTACGTCCCGGTGCGCTCGACAGCCTGTCCCTTGCCGAATGGAACGCGGTTCTCTCCGTCAACCTGACCGGCTATTTCGTTTGCGCGCAGGTGTTCGGCCGGCAGATGCGTACGCTGGGCCGCGGCAGCCTGGTTCACGTGGCGTCCATTGCCGGCAGCAATGCGCAGGGGCAGAGCGGCGCCTACAGTGTCAGCAAAGCCGGTGTGATCATGTTGTCGCGGCAGCTTGCCAACGAATGGGGGCCGCATGGCATCCGCAGCAATGTCGTCAGTCCCGGAATGGTGATCACGCCGATGAGCCAGTCGTTTTACGATACGCCTGGAGTGACCGAGCGACGTTCCGCCGTGGTGCCGATGCGGCGGGTCGGCATGCCGCAGGACATGGCGGACGCGATCCTGTTCCTGGCGAGCGATCGCGCGGCCTATGTCAATGGCGACGAGATCATGGTCGATGGCGGCTACGCCAATATGCTGATGAATTTGGTGCCGCGGCCTGGATTTGAGTGA
- a CDS encoding class I SAM-dependent methyltransferase: MDKAEFDRFADAYYDQHRENVAVTGEGPEYFAEYKIRQLRQIVEREQIGVSRICDFGSGIGNSIPFFRKYFPDAALTSSDVSERSLTLGKQRYPGGNYVLIEDSRIPCESGAFDVAFSACVFHHIPHEEHVTWLKELHRITRPGGLIAIFEHNPLNPLTVHAVNTCPFDENARLIFARSLAKRLSAAGWASPRIQYNLFFPRALARLRPFEASLGWLPLGAQYMAFARKA, translated from the coding sequence ATGGACAAGGCCGAGTTCGATCGCTTCGCCGACGCCTATTACGACCAGCATCGCGAGAACGTTGCGGTCACCGGCGAGGGCCCGGAATATTTCGCCGAATACAAGATCAGGCAGCTCCGGCAGATCGTCGAACGCGAGCAAATCGGTGTGTCGCGGATCTGCGACTTCGGCTCGGGCATCGGCAATTCCATTCCGTTCTTCCGAAAATACTTTCCGGATGCAGCGCTGACATCGTCAGACGTGTCGGAACGCAGCCTCACGCTGGGCAAACAGCGCTACCCCGGCGGCAACTACGTTCTCATCGAGGACAGCCGCATCCCCTGCGAATCCGGCGCGTTCGATGTCGCATTCTCGGCCTGCGTGTTCCATCACATCCCCCACGAGGAGCATGTGACGTGGCTGAAGGAGCTGCACCGGATCACGCGACCGGGCGGCCTGATCGCGATCTTCGAGCACAATCCGCTGAACCCGCTCACGGTTCATGCCGTGAATACCTGTCCGTTCGACGAGAACGCCAGGCTGATTTTTGCGCGCAGTCTGGCGAAGCGATTGAGCGCCGCGGGATGGGCGTCGCCCCGCATTCAATACAATCTGTTTTTTCCGCGCGCTCTGGCCCGGCTGCGCCCGTTCGAAGCCAGCCTCGGCTGGCTTCCGCTCGGCGCGCAATACATGGCCTTCGCGCGCAAGGCGTAG
- the ychF gene encoding redox-regulated ATPase YchF, with translation MGFKCGIVGLPNVGKSTLFNALTETAAAQAANYPFCTIEPNVGEVAVPDPRLDKLSDIAGSAQIIPTRLTFVDIAGLVRGASKGEGLGNQFLATIREVDAVAHVVRCFEDSDITHVEGKIAPLADIETIETELMLADLDSLEKRVDNLAKKAKGNDKDAKEALDLVNRALVLLRDGKPARFLERKPEEERAFNMLGLLTSKPVLYVCNVEEGSAKDGNSFSKQVFEHAKKEGAVAVVISAKIESEIATLSREERAEFLETLGLEEAGLDRLIRAGYQLLDLITYFTVGPKEARAWTIHRGTKAPASAGVIHTDFEKGFIRAETIAYADYVALNGEAGARDAGKLRLEGKEYVVADGDVMHFRFNN, from the coding sequence ATGGGATTCAAATGCGGTATCGTTGGCCTGCCCAATGTCGGCAAGTCGACGCTGTTCAACGCGCTGACCGAGACGGCAGCGGCGCAGGCGGCGAATTATCCGTTCTGCACCATCGAGCCGAATGTCGGCGAGGTGGCGGTGCCTGATCCCAGGCTCGACAAGCTGTCTGATATCGCAGGCTCCGCGCAGATCATCCCGACGCGACTGACCTTCGTTGATATCGCAGGCCTCGTCCGCGGCGCCTCCAAGGGCGAAGGCCTCGGCAACCAGTTTCTCGCCACCATCCGCGAGGTCGACGCGGTCGCGCATGTGGTGCGGTGTTTTGAAGACTCCGACATCACCCATGTCGAAGGCAAGATCGCCCCGCTGGCCGACATCGAGACCATCGAAACCGAGCTGATGCTCGCCGACCTCGACAGCCTTGAAAAGCGCGTCGACAACCTCGCCAAGAAGGCCAAGGGCAACGACAAGGACGCCAAGGAGGCGCTCGACCTCGTCAACCGCGCGCTGGTGCTGCTGCGCGACGGCAAGCCGGCGCGCTTTCTTGAGCGCAAGCCGGAGGAAGAGCGCGCGTTCAATATGCTGGGCCTGCTGACGTCGAAGCCGGTGCTCTATGTCTGCAATGTCGAGGAAGGCTCGGCCAAAGACGGCAACAGCTTCTCCAAGCAAGTGTTCGAGCACGCCAAGAAGGAAGGCGCGGTCGCCGTGGTGATCTCGGCCAAAATCGAATCCGAGATCGCGACCCTGTCACGCGAGGAGCGCGCCGAGTTTTTGGAGACGCTGGGTCTCGAAGAGGCCGGCCTCGACCGCCTGATCCGCGCCGGCTACCAGCTGCTCGACCTCATCACCTATTTCACCGTGGGTCCGAAGGAGGCCCGCGCCTGGACCATCCACCGCGGCACCAAGGCGCCCGCGTCGGCCGGCGTGATCCATACCGATTTCGAAAAGGGCTTTATCCGGGCCGAGACCATCGCCTATGCCGATTACGTCGCGCTGAACGGCGAAGCCGGCGCCCGCGACGCCGGCAAGCTGCGGCTGGAAGGCAAGGAATATGTCGTCGCCGACGGCGACGTGATGCATTTCAGGTTTAATAACTGA
- the lgt gene encoding prolipoprotein diacylglyceryl transferase, with the protein MQFLTITFPAIDPVAISIGPLAIRWYALAYICGIVLGWIYARALIRSEKLWGGPAPIAPVQLDDFILWVTLGIILGGRTGYVLFYNLPFFVQHPAAILKLWEGGMSFHGGFLGCVAAVMLFALKNNISILSLGDITTAVAPIGILLGRLANFIKGELWGREADASVPWRMVFPDDPFQLFRHPSQLYEAALEGVLLFAILAVMVRMGALKRPGLILGSFIAIYALARITSEFFREPDPQLGFLWGGLTMGMLLSVPMIIAGAILIMMAWRRKAPEHIQRSI; encoded by the coding sequence ATGCAATTTCTCACCATCACCTTTCCGGCAATCGATCCCGTCGCCATCTCGATCGGACCGCTCGCGATCCGATGGTATGCGCTGGCCTATATTTGCGGCATCGTGCTTGGATGGATATATGCGCGCGCGCTGATCAGGAGCGAGAAATTGTGGGGCGGGCCGGCGCCGATCGCGCCGGTGCAACTCGACGACTTCATCCTCTGGGTCACCCTCGGCATCATCCTCGGCGGCCGTACCGGCTACGTGCTGTTCTACAACCTTCCCTTCTTCGTCCAGCATCCGGCCGCCATTCTCAAATTATGGGAAGGCGGCATGTCCTTTCACGGCGGCTTCCTCGGCTGCGTCGCCGCGGTGATGCTGTTTGCGCTCAAGAACAATATCTCCATCCTGTCGCTTGGCGACATCACGACCGCGGTCGCTCCGATCGGAATATTGCTCGGGCGGCTCGCCAACTTCATCAAGGGCGAATTGTGGGGGCGTGAGGCGGATGCCAGCGTGCCCTGGAGAATGGTCTTTCCCGATGACCCGTTTCAACTTTTCCGCCACCCAAGCCAGCTCTACGAAGCGGCGCTCGAGGGCGTCCTGCTGTTTGCGATCCTGGCGGTCATGGTGCGGATGGGCGCGCTGAAGCGGCCGGGCCTGATCCTCGGCAGTTTTATCGCGATCTACGCACTGGCGCGCATTACCAGCGAATTTTTCCGCGAACCGGACCCGCAGCTCGGATTTTTGTGGGGCGGATTGACCATGGGTATGCTGTTGTCGGTACCAATGATCATTGCCGGCGCCATCCTGATCATGATGGCATGGCGCCGCAAGGCGCCGGAGCATATACAGAGGTCGATTTAA
- the pgeF gene encoding peptidoglycan editing factor PgeF gives MTFGSSLLAAIPGLHHAFFTREGGISSGIYQSLNGGLGSNDDPASVAENRRRMAEQMGVAPERLLSAHQIHSPDVVVATGPWQGDKPRADALVTRTEGIAIGVTAADCGPILFADAAARVIGAAHAGWKGALTGVLESTIEAMEKLGADRSGIVAAIGPLIRQHSYEVGSEFVERFLDADAENAVFFIPSVRSGHAMFDLAGFIRMRLENAGVLMIDDIGVDTYSDERFYSYRRSVHRKEPDYGRHVHAIALDAE, from the coding sequence ATGACGTTCGGATCGTCGCTGCTCGCAGCCATTCCCGGGCTGCACCACGCGTTCTTCACCCGCGAGGGCGGGATATCCAGCGGAATTTACCAAAGCCTCAATGGCGGACTCGGCTCCAATGACGACCCGGCCAGTGTCGCGGAAAATCGCCGCCGGATGGCCGAGCAAATGGGCGTTGCGCCCGAGCGCCTGCTCAGCGCGCACCAGATCCATTCGCCCGACGTCGTGGTGGCGACCGGACCATGGCAGGGCGACAAGCCGCGCGCCGACGCGCTCGTCACACGCACGGAAGGCATCGCGATCGGCGTCACCGCCGCGGATTGCGGCCCGATCCTGTTTGCCGATGCAGCCGCGCGCGTGATCGGCGCGGCGCACGCCGGCTGGAAGGGCGCGCTGACCGGCGTGCTGGAATCCACTATCGAGGCGATGGAGAAACTCGGCGCCGACCGCTCCGGCATCGTCGCCGCCATCGGCCCGCTGATCCGCCAGCACTCCTATGAAGTCGGCAGTGAATTCGTCGAACGTTTTCTGGATGCCGACGCGGAGAATGCCGTATTCTTCATTCCCTCGGTTCGATCAGGCCATGCCATGTTCGATCTCGCCGGCTTCATCCGCATGCGGTTGGAGAATGCCGGCGTGCTGATGATCGACGACATCGGCGTCGACACCTATTCCGACGAGCGCTTCTACAGCTACCGACGCTCGGTGCACCGGAAGGAGCCGGATTACGGCCGCCACGTCCACGCGATCGCATTGGACGCAGAGTAA
- a CDS encoding 50S ribosomal protein L25/general stress protein Ctc — MATVKELKATARPQSGKGAARAERRAGRVPGVIYGNNQPPVTISVDDKELRQRILAGRFLTTLFDIDLEGKKHRVIPRDFHLDPVKDFPLHVDFLRLGEGATIRVSVPLHVVNGETSPGVKRGGTVNIVTHTIDLECSVENIPQYIDADVGALEISHSLHLSEIKLPAGVKSLSREDATLVTIVPPSGYAEEQKAAAAAAAAGTAAPAAGAAAPAAAAAPAAGAAAPAAGAKAPAGGDKKK; from the coding sequence ATGGCGACCGTCAAGGAATTGAAGGCGACCGCGCGTCCGCAGAGCGGCAAGGGGGCCGCCCGGGCAGAGCGTCGCGCCGGGAGAGTGCCCGGAGTGATCTACGGCAACAACCAGCCCCCCGTGACCATTTCGGTCGACGACAAGGAACTGCGCCAGCGCATCCTGGCCGGCCGTTTCCTGACCACGCTCTTCGACATCGATCTCGAGGGCAAGAAGCACCGCGTGATTCCGCGCGACTTCCACCTCGATCCGGTGAAGGACTTCCCGCTCCATGTTGACTTCCTGCGGCTCGGCGAAGGCGCGACCATCCGCGTCAGCGTCCCCCTGCACGTCGTGAACGGCGAAACCTCGCCCGGCGTCAAGCGCGGCGGCACCGTCAACATCGTCACCCACACCATCGATCTCGAATGCTCGGTCGAAAATATTCCGCAGTACATCGACGCGGATGTCGGGGCGCTGGAAATCAGCCACTCGCTGCATCTGTCCGAGATCAAGCTGCCGGCCGGCGTGAAGTCGCTGTCGCGTGAGGACGCGACGCTGGTGACCATCGTGCCGCCGTCCGGCTACGCCGAAGAACAGAAGGCTGCGGCGGCTGCCGCGGCTGCAGGCACCGCTGCTCCGGCGGCGGGTGCTGCGGCGCCGGCTGCTGCTGCCGCGCCTGCGGCGGGTGCTGCGGCTCCGGCGGCTGGCGCGAAAGCGCCGGCTGGCGGCGACAAGAAGAAGTAA
- a CDS encoding Bug family tripartite tricarboxylate transporter substrate binding protein: MKLLLRRNFLKLAGALIAAPALPRLAAALDYPTRPTKIVAGFAAGGGVDITARLIGQWLADHLGQPFVVENRTGAGGNIGTEAVVNAAPDGYTLLLATVPNAVNASLYEKLSFNFVRDIAPVAGVIRVPMVVLVHPSVPAQTLPEFIAYAKANPGKVNMASAGSGSAPHMAGELFKMITGVDMVHVPYRGQGPALSDLLGGQVQILFAAAPGTADHIKTGKLRALAVTTAARMAELPEIPTVGDSVPGYEASQWYGFAAPKNTPAEIVEKLNREINAAIADGGMKARLAAIGGDPMPGSPADFGRLIADETEKWGKVVRAGGLKPE; this comes from the coding sequence ATGAAACTTCTTCTACGACGGAATTTCCTCAAACTCGCCGGCGCACTCATTGCTGCACCCGCCTTGCCGCGGCTGGCCGCCGCGCTCGATTATCCGACGCGGCCGACGAAAATCGTCGCGGGCTTCGCCGCCGGCGGCGGCGTCGACATCACCGCGCGCCTGATCGGCCAGTGGCTGGCCGATCATCTCGGGCAGCCTTTCGTGGTCGAGAACCGCACCGGCGCCGGCGGCAATATCGGCACCGAGGCGGTCGTGAACGCCGCGCCCGACGGATATACGCTGCTGCTGGCGACCGTCCCGAACGCGGTCAACGCCTCGCTCTACGAGAAACTCAGCTTCAATTTCGTCCGCGACATCGCGCCTGTCGCCGGCGTGATCCGCGTGCCGATGGTGGTGCTGGTCCACCCCTCGGTGCCGGCGCAGACGCTTCCCGAATTCATCGCTTACGCCAAAGCCAATCCCGGCAAGGTCAACATGGCCTCGGCCGGCAGCGGCAGCGCGCCGCATATGGCGGGCGAACTGTTCAAGATGATAACCGGCGTCGACATGGTGCACGTCCCCTATCGCGGCCAGGGCCCGGCACTATCGGATCTGCTCGGCGGCCAGGTGCAGATTCTGTTCGCCGCCGCGCCGGGAACTGCCGATCACATCAAGACCGGCAAGCTGCGCGCGCTCGCGGTGACGACAGCCGCGCGCATGGCGGAGCTGCCGGAGATTCCGACGGTGGGCGATTCCGTACCGGGTTATGAAGCCAGCCAATGGTACGGTTTCGCCGCGCCGAAAAACACGCCGGCCGAGATCGTCGAAAAGCTCAACAGGGAAATCAATGCGGCGATTGCCGACGGCGGCATGAAAGCAAGGCTTGCCGCCATCGGCGGCGACCCGATGCCGGGCTCACCGGCCGATTTCGGCAGGCTGATCGCCGACGAAACCGAGAAGTGGGGCAAGGTGGTGCGCGCGGGTGGCCTCAAGCCGGAGTGA
- a CDS encoding dienelactone hydrolase family protein, which produces MIDQQIDIATKDGKTTTFITHPERGGPYPVVIFYMDAPAIREELRDMARRLGTSGYYVMLPNMYYRSGVMELGPIPPDPEAPERKRMFGFMNSINIPMVMEDTKALLAYAETQEAANTKMVGTVGYCMSGRYAVNAATHFPDRVKAAASIYGTHLATDQPDSPHLAASKTKAELYFACAETDIYAPQEIIDKVAAGMKGSNNEVEIYPGTHHGFAFPKRPVYHRDAAERHWERLLALYRRNLVP; this is translated from the coding sequence ATGATCGACCAGCAGATCGATATTGCGACCAAGGACGGCAAGACCACGACCTTCATCACCCATCCCGAGCGCGGCGGACCGTATCCGGTTGTCATCTTCTACATGGACGCGCCGGCGATCCGCGAGGAACTGCGCGACATGGCGCGGCGGCTCGGCACGTCAGGTTACTACGTGATGCTGCCGAATATGTATTACCGCTCCGGCGTCATGGAGCTGGGGCCGATCCCGCCGGATCCGGAAGCGCCCGAGCGCAAGCGAATGTTCGGCTTCATGAACTCCATCAACATCCCGATGGTAATGGAGGACACCAAGGCGCTGCTCGCCTATGCCGAGACGCAAGAAGCGGCGAACACGAAAATGGTCGGCACCGTCGGCTACTGCATGAGCGGCCGCTACGCGGTCAATGCGGCGACGCATTTTCCGGATCGTGTGAAGGCGGCGGCTTCGATCTACGGCACCCACCTCGCGACCGACCAGCCCGACAGCCCGCATCTGGCCGCGTCGAAGACCAAGGCCGAACTCTACTTCGCCTGCGCCGAGACCGACATCTATGCGCCGCAGGAGATCATCGACAAGGTCGCGGCCGGCATGAAGGGATCGAACAACGAGGTCGAGATCTACCCCGGCACCCATCACGGTTTTGCCTTCCCGAAGCGTCCGGTCTACCACCGCGACGCCGCCGAGCGGCACTGGGAGCGGCTGCTGGCGCTCTATCGCCGTAACCTCGTGCCGTAG
- a CDS encoding accessory factor UbiK family protein, giving the protein MTQTSNRFFDEIGRLMNDAAGAAQGVKREVDTVMRNQAERILRDLDLVKREEFDAVKDMARLAREENEALKGRIAALEAKLGISPAAPDVGAV; this is encoded by the coding sequence ATGACCCAGACCAGCAATCGGTTTTTCGACGAGATCGGCCGTTTGATGAACGACGCCGCCGGCGCTGCCCAAGGCGTCAAGCGCGAGGTCGATACGGTCATGCGCAACCAGGCCGAACGCATCCTGCGCGACCTCGACCTCGTCAAGCGCGAGGAGTTCGACGCGGTCAAGGACATGGCCCGCCTGGCGCGCGAGGAGAACGAGGCGCTGAAGGGCCGGATTGCTGCGCTGGAAGCCAAGCTCGGCATTTCGCCGGCCGCGCCGGATGTCGGCGCGGTCTGA
- the pth gene encoding aminoacyl-tRNA hydrolase: MRLFVGLGNPGSKYANNRHNIGFMAVDEIARRHGFAPWRRRFQGEASDGTLDGEKVVLLRPTTFMNESGRAVQEAANFFKLGASDITVFQDELELPAAKVRVKIGGGIAGHNGLRSISSHIGNDYRRVRLGIGHPGIKELVHSHVLSDFAKSDRPWVEALCAAVADNAGLLAAGKDSTFQNKVHLALQAKGIFDKGDGDAKGGN; encoded by the coding sequence ATGCGCCTGTTTGTCGGTCTCGGTAACCCCGGTTCGAAATACGCGAACAACCGGCACAACATCGGGTTCATGGCCGTCGATGAAATTGCGCGGCGTCACGGTTTCGCACCGTGGCGCCGCCGTTTTCAGGGCGAGGCTTCCGATGGCACGCTCGATGGTGAAAAGGTCGTTCTGCTTCGGCCGACCACTTTCATGAACGAGTCCGGGCGCGCGGTTCAGGAAGCCGCGAACTTCTTCAAGCTCGGCGCCTCCGACATCACCGTGTTTCAGGACGAACTCGAACTGCCGGCGGCGAAAGTCAGGGTCAAGATCGGCGGCGGCATCGCCGGTCATAACGGGCTGCGCTCGATCTCCTCGCATATCGGCAACGACTACCGCCGGGTGCGGCTCGGGATCGGTCATCCCGGCATCAAGGAGCTGGTGCACAGCCACGTGCTGTCGGATTTTGCCAAGAGCGATCGGCCGTGGGTGGAAGCCTTGTGCGCGGCGGTGGCCGACAATGCGGGGCTGCTGGCGGCGGGTAAGGATTCGACGTTCCAGAACAAGGTTCATCTGGCGCTGCAGGCCAAGGGAATTTTCGACAAGGGCGATGGTGACGCCAAAGGCGGCAACTGA
- a CDS encoding ribose-phosphate pyrophosphokinase: MAAKNGSIKLVAGNSNPALALEIANWLNLPLAKASVRRFADNEIFVEILENVRGSDAFIIQSTSFPANDHLMELLIITDALRRSSARRITAVIPYFGYARQDRKVGSRAPISAKLVANLITHAGVDRVMTLDLHAAQIQGFFDIPTDNLYASPVMVRDIKERFDLANVMVVSPDVGGVVRARGLAKRLNTPLAIIDKRRERAGESEVMNVIGDCAGYTCILVDDIVDSGGTLVNAADALLANGAKDVYAYISHGVLSGGAAARIAGSKLKELVITDSILPTDAVSKAGNIRTLSIAPLIAEAISRTASEESVSSLFD; encoded by the coding sequence ATGGCGGCCAAGAACGGCTCGATCAAGCTGGTCGCCGGCAATTCCAATCCGGCGCTGGCCCTGGAAATCGCCAATTGGCTGAACCTGCCGCTGGCCAAGGCCAGCGTCCGCCGCTTTGCCGACAACGAGATTTTCGTCGAAATCCTCGAGAACGTGCGCGGCTCGGATGCCTTCATCATCCAGTCGACGTCGTTTCCGGCCAACGACCATCTGATGGAACTGCTGATCATCACCGATGCGCTGCGCCGTTCGTCCGCCCGCCGCATCACCGCTGTGATCCCCTACTTCGGCTACGCCCGGCAGGACCGCAAGGTCGGCTCGCGCGCGCCGATTTCCGCCAAGCTGGTGGCGAACCTGATCACCCACGCCGGCGTCGACCGCGTCATGACGCTCGATCTTCACGCCGCTCAGATCCAGGGCTTCTTCGACATCCCGACCGACAATCTCTACGCCTCGCCGGTGATGGTGCGCGACATCAAGGAGCGCTTCGACCTCGCCAATGTCATGGTGGTATCGCCCGACGTCGGCGGCGTGGTCCGCGCGCGCGGCCTCGCCAAGCGCCTCAACACCCCGCTTGCCATCATCGACAAGCGCCGCGAGCGCGCCGGTGAGTCCGAAGTGATGAACGTGATCGGCGACTGCGCCGGTTACACCTGCATCCTGGTCGACGACATCGTCGATTCCGGCGGCACGCTGGTGAACGCCGCCGACGCACTGCTCGCCAATGGCGCCAAGGATGTCTACGCCTATATTAGCCACGGTGTGCTGTCGGGCGGGGCGGCCGCCCGCATCGCAGGCTCCAAGCTGAAAGAGCTCGTCATCACCGACTCGATCTTGCCGACGGACGCGGTCAGCAAGGCCGGCAATATCCGCACGCTGTCGATCGCGCCGCTGATCGCGGAAGCGATCAGCCGCACTGCGTCGGAAGAATCGGTGTCGAGCCTGTTCGACTGA
- a CDS encoding 6,7-dimethyl-8-ribityllumazine synthase, whose translation MNQMLQEPEVQSPPQTVEMSHVPDVPERPPAPMHPRFVKPQRIAFVQSSWHRDVVEECRIAFLEEIEARHITRAQVDLFEVPGSFEIPLHAQLLAKTRRYTAIVAAGLVVDGGIYRHEFVADTVIKALMDVQLKTEVPVFSAVLTPQQFHESAVHHDFFRKHFVIKGIEVAEACANTLHSLERLRGQVAAGIGG comes from the coding sequence ATGAATCAGATGTTGCAAGAGCCTGAAGTCCAATCCCCACCCCAAACTGTCGAAATGAGCCACGTCCCTGACGTGCCCGAGCGTCCGCCGGCGCCGATGCACCCGCGTTTCGTCAAGCCGCAGCGCATAGCCTTCGTGCAGTCGTCGTGGCACCGCGACGTAGTCGAGGAATGCCGCATCGCGTTCCTCGAGGAGATCGAGGCGCGCCATATCACGCGCGCGCAGGTCGATCTGTTCGAAGTGCCGGGTTCGTTCGAGATACCCTTGCATGCGCAACTGCTGGCCAAGACGCGGCGCTACACCGCGATCGTGGCCGCCGGCCTCGTGGTCGATGGCGGCATCTACCGCCACGAATTCGTCGCCGACACCGTGATCAAGGCGTTGATGGACGTGCAGCTCAAGACCGAGGTGCCGGTATTCTCCGCGGTGCTGACGCCGCAGCAATTCCACGAAAGCGCCGTGCATCACGACTTCTTCCGCAAGCATTTCGTCATCAAGGGCATCGAGGTCGCGGAAGCCTGCGCCAACACGCTGCATAGTTTGGAAAGACTGCGCGGACAGGTGGCGGCAGGGATCGGGGGGTAA
- a CDS encoding class I SAM-dependent methyltransferase, with the protein MTEFSPLQAEIHKLIRSSGPMPVWRYMELCLVHPEHGYYVSRDPLGREGDFTTAPEVSQMFGELLGLWTASVWKAIGSPPMLRLVELGPGRGTMMADALRAVRVLPPLYQSLHIHLVEVNPVLRERQRATLSGARNISWHDSIDDVPEGPAVILANEYFDVLPIHQVVKRETGWHERVVDLDPDGKLVFAAAADPMPRFEVLLPPLVRAAPIGAVFEWRPDNEMMKIAARVRDQDGAALIIDYGHLRSDAGDTFQAIARHSFADPLKNPGQADVTAHVDFQALARAAEDVGARVHGPVTQGEFLKRLGIETRAVTLMGKTTPEVSADISAALKRLTDSGRGGMGSMFKVLAVTEPNLTSVAGLSDEPPAPGDETA; encoded by the coding sequence GTGACCGAATTCTCACCGTTGCAGGCGGAGATCCACAAGCTCATCAGATCGTCAGGACCGATGCCGGTCTGGCGATACATGGAGCTGTGCCTGGTGCATCCCGAGCACGGCTATTACGTGTCGCGCGATCCATTGGGCCGCGAGGGCGATTTCACCACCGCGCCCGAGGTCAGCCAGATGTTCGGCGAGCTGCTCGGTCTGTGGACGGCTTCGGTGTGGAAGGCGATCGGGTCGCCGCCGATGCTGCGGCTGGTCGAACTCGGCCCCGGCCGCGGCACCATGATGGCGGATGCGCTCCGCGCGGTCCGGGTGCTGCCGCCACTCTATCAATCGCTCCACATCCATCTCGTCGAGGTCAATCCGGTGCTCCGCGAGAGACAGCGGGCGACGCTATCAGGCGCGCGCAACATCAGCTGGCATGACAGCATCGACGACGTGCCGGAGGGCCCCGCGGTCATTCTCGCCAACGAATATTTCGACGTGCTGCCGATCCACCAGGTGGTCAAGCGCGAGACCGGCTGGCACGAGCGTGTGGTCGACCTCGATCCCGATGGCAAGCTGGTATTCGCAGCCGCAGCCGATCCGATGCCGCGCTTCGAGGTGTTGCTGCCGCCGCTGGTGCGGGCGGCCCCTATCGGCGCCGTGTTCGAATGGCGGCCGGACAATGAGATGATGAAGATCGCGGCGCGGGTGCGCGATCAGGACGGCGCGGCGCTGATCATCGATTATGGCCATCTGCGCAGCGATGCCGGCGATACCTTCCAGGCGATCGCCCGCCACAGCTTTGCCGACCCCCTGAAGAATCCGGGCCAGGCCGACGTCACCGCCCATGTCGATTTCCAGGCGCTGGCGCGCGCGGCGGAAGACGTCGGCGCGCGGGTTCATGGTCCGGTGACGCAAGGCGAATTCCTCAAGCGGCTCGGCATCGAGACACGCGCCGTCACGCTAATGGGAAAAACCACGCCGGAGGTTTCCGCCGATATTTCCGCTGCGCTGAAGCGCCTGACCGACAGCGGCCGCGGCGGCATGGGATCGATGTTCAAGGTGCTTGCGGTCACCGAACCCAACCTCACCTCGGTCGCGGGCCTCAGCGACGAACCGCCGGCGCCTGGAGATGAAACAGCATGA